One part of the Segnochrobactrum spirostomi genome encodes these proteins:
- the cyoB gene encoding cytochrome o ubiquinol oxidase subunit I, producing MFGKLTLSAIPFDQPIIMGAGALMALVAIAVVGSLTYFRRWKWLWTEWLTSVDHKKIGVMYVILAIVMLLRGFTDAMMMRSQLALASTGGAGYLPPHHYDQVFTAHGVIMIFFMAMPFVIGLMNIVVPLQIGARDVAFPYLNSLSFWLTVAGAMLVNLSLVVGEFARTGWLAYPPLSGLAYSPDVGVDYYIWSLQISGVGTLLAGVNFITTILKMRAPGMSLMRMPVFTWTTLCANMLIVAAFPILTATLAMLALDRYLGMHFFTNDGGGNPMMYVNLIWAWGHPEVYILVLPAFGIYSEVISTFSGKRLFGYKSMVYATMAIAVLSFLVWLHHFFTMGSGANVNAFFGITTMIISIPTGVKIFNWLFTMYRGRVQFTVPVLWTIGFIITFAIGGMTGVLMAVPPADFVLHNSLFLIAHFHNAIIGGVVFGCMAGYTYWFPKALGFKLDERLGKVSFWCWFIGFYMAFMPLYALGLMGMTRRLNHVDNPIWHIYLVVALIGAVIILCGIGATILQLVVSIAKREQLKDVTGDPWGGRTLEWAVSSPPPFYNFARVPVVTGRDHFWEMKQNGDAYKPLPAYTKIHMPRDTGTGVILAVIAGALGFALIWQIWWLAILTAVASLVVVIAHSFNENRDYYVQPGEVARIEGSHFKALTAAGSTK from the coding sequence ATGTTCGGTAAGTTAACACTCTCGGCGATCCCGTTCGATCAGCCGATCATCATGGGCGCCGGCGCCCTGATGGCGCTCGTCGCCATCGCCGTGGTCGGCTCGCTCACCTATTTCCGCCGCTGGAAATGGCTGTGGACCGAATGGCTGACCTCCGTCGATCACAAGAAGATCGGCGTGATGTACGTCATCCTCGCCATCGTGATGCTGCTGCGCGGCTTCACCGACGCGATGATGATGCGCAGCCAGCTCGCGCTCGCCTCCACCGGCGGCGCCGGCTACCTGCCGCCGCACCATTACGACCAGGTGTTCACCGCCCACGGCGTCATCATGATCTTCTTCATGGCGATGCCGTTCGTGATCGGCCTGATGAACATCGTGGTGCCGCTGCAGATCGGCGCCCGCGACGTCGCGTTCCCCTACCTCAACTCGCTGAGCTTCTGGCTGACGGTGGCGGGCGCCATGCTCGTCAACCTCTCGCTCGTCGTCGGCGAGTTCGCGCGCACCGGCTGGCTCGCCTATCCGCCGCTGTCGGGGCTCGCCTACAGTCCGGATGTCGGCGTCGACTATTATATCTGGAGCTTGCAGATCTCCGGTGTCGGCACGCTGCTCGCAGGCGTCAACTTCATCACGACGATCCTGAAGATGCGCGCGCCGGGCATGTCGCTGATGCGCATGCCGGTGTTCACCTGGACCACGCTCTGCGCCAACATGCTGATCGTCGCCGCCTTCCCGATCCTGACGGCGACCCTCGCGATGCTTGCGCTCGACCGCTATCTCGGGATGCATTTCTTCACGAATGACGGCGGCGGCAACCCGATGATGTATGTCAACCTCATCTGGGCCTGGGGCCATCCCGAGGTTTACATTCTCGTCCTGCCCGCCTTCGGCATCTATTCCGAGGTGATCTCGACCTTCTCGGGCAAGCGGCTGTTCGGCTACAAGTCGATGGTCTACGCGACCATGGCGATCGCGGTGCTGTCCTTCCTCGTCTGGCTGCACCACTTCTTCACCATGGGCTCGGGTGCCAACGTGAATGCCTTCTTCGGCATCACCACGATGATCATTTCGATCCCGACCGGCGTGAAGATCTTCAATTGGCTGTTCACGATGTACCGGGGCCGCGTGCAATTCACCGTCCCGGTGCTGTGGACCATCGGCTTCATCATCACCTTCGCGATCGGCGGCATGACCGGCGTTCTGATGGCGGTGCCCCCGGCCGACTTCGTGCTGCACAACAGCCTGTTCCTGATCGCCCACTTCCACAACGCGATCATCGGCGGCGTGGTGTTCGGCTGCATGGCCGGCTACACCTACTGGTTCCCCAAGGCGCTCGGCTTCAAGCTCGACGAGCGGCTCGGCAAGGTGTCGTTCTGGTGCTGGTTCATCGGCTTCTACATGGCCTTCATGCCGCTCTACGCGCTCGGCCTGATGGGCATGACGCGCCGCCTGAACCACGTCGACAACCCGATCTGGCACATCTACTTGGTGGTCGCGCTGATCGGGGCCGTGATCATCCTGTGCGGCATCGGCGCCACGATCCTGCAGCTCGTCGTCTCCATCGCGAAACGTGAGCAGCTCAAGGACGTGACCGGCGATCCCTGGGGCGGCCGTACCCTGGAATGGGCGGTCTCCTCGCCGCCGCCCTTCTACAACTTCGCCCGGGTTCCCGTGGTCACCGGCCGCGACCACTTCTGGGAGATGAAGCAGAACGGCGACGCCTACAAGCCGCTGCCCGCCTACACCAAGATCCACATGCCGCGCGACACCGGCACGGGCGTGATCCTGGCGGTCATCGCCGGCGCCCTCGGCTTCGCCCTGATCTGGCAGATCTGGTGGCTGGCCATCCTCACCGCCGTCGCCAGCCTCGTCGTGGTGATCGCCCACTCGTTCAACGAGAACCGCGATTATTACGTCCAGCCGGGTGAGGTCGCCCGCATCGAAGGCAGCCACTTCAAGGCCCTCACCGCCGCAGGTTCGACGAAATGA
- the cyoC gene encoding cytochrome o ubiquinol oxidase subunit III — MNVIAPSVADVDSHEEHHEDGSKTTLGFWIYLMSDCILFAAVFASFAVLRNNTAGGPTSHELFDLPYVAIETACLLISSFTYGMAMISADAGRKNQVLGWLAVTFLLGAAFLGLELNEFHEMIREGAGPDRSAFLSAFFTLVGTHGLHVTAGLIWMAVMAAHVMHRGLTAANRTRLMCLSLFWHFLDIIWIGVFTVVYLMGVA, encoded by the coding sequence ATGAACGTCATCGCCCCTTCCGTAGCCGACGTCGACTCCCACGAGGAGCACCACGAGGACGGATCCAAAACCACGCTCGGGTTCTGGATCTACCTCATGAGCGACTGCATCCTGTTCGCGGCGGTGTTCGCGAGCTTTGCGGTGCTGCGCAACAACACGGCCGGCGGGCCGACCAGCCATGAGCTGTTCGACCTGCCCTACGTGGCGATCGAAACCGCCTGCCTGCTCATCTCGAGCTTCACCTACGGCATGGCGATGATCTCGGCCGATGCCGGCCGCAAGAACCAGGTGCTCGGCTGGCTCGCCGTCACCTTCCTGCTCGGCGCGGCGTTCCTGGGCCTCGAACTCAACGAGTTCCACGAGATGATCCGTGAGGGCGCCGGTCCCGACCGCTCCGCCTTCCTGTCGGCCTTCTTCACGCTGGTCGGCACCCACGGTCTCCACGTCACCGCCGGCCTGATCTGGATGGCCGTGATGGCGGCGCACGTGATGCACCGCGGCCTCACCGCGGCCAACCGCACCCGTCTGATGTGCCTGTCGTTGTTCTGGCACTTCCTGGACATCATCTGGATCGGCGTGTTCACCGTCGTCTATCTGATGGGAGTCGCCTGA
- a CDS encoding cytochrome o ubiquinol oxidase subunit IV yields MNAPHAAPAHGHHDDGASHGTVKSYIVGFVLSVILTAVPFALVMAGTLPATTVVPLIVILGIVQIVVHLVYFLHLNTSSSQTWNMSAFLFTVLIVAITVIGSLWIMHHLDMNMMPGMMPTE; encoded by the coding sequence ATGAACGCCCCGCACGCCGCTCCGGCCCACGGCCACCACGACGACGGCGCCAGCCACGGCACCGTGAAGTCCTACATCGTCGGGTTCGTGCTCTCGGTCATCCTGACCGCGGTGCCGTTCGCCCTCGTCATGGCAGGCACCCTGCCGGCGACGACGGTGGTGCCCTTGATCGTGATCCTCGGGATCGTGCAGATCGTGGTGCACCTCGTCTATTTCCTGCACCTCAACACATCCTCGAGCCAGACCTGGAACATGTCGGCGTTCCTGTTCACCGTGCTGATCGTCGCGATCACGGTGATCGGGTCCTTGTGGATCATGCACCATCTCGACATGAACATGATGCCGGGCATGATGCCGACCGAGTGA
- a CDS encoding pyridoxal phosphate-dependent decarboxylase family protein has protein sequence MTDEPTLDPQDWSALRAVFHEAVDDGIAYLAGANDRPVWVPPPPEAIARLTEPVPHGPTPIEDIYATFRTSILPYAVGNVNPSFFGWVHGAGNAQGVLGEMLAAFMNCNVGGREHIAVHLERQVIDWCKALMGFPETASGILTSGTSLGTLIAMTVARDARADGDVARDGVAAAARGLVAYASSEAHSCFAKAFDLLGLGRAAVRIVPVDADRRIDCDALERMIAADRAAGLKPFCAVATAGTVNTGAIDDIARVGAICRREDLWFHVDAAFGAFAGLVEEHRAEVAAMSGADSMAFDFHKWLQVPYDAGCVLVRDAGAHRAAFAARKEYLAGAERGLAGGEPWFCDYGPELSRSFRALKVWFTIKSHGIDGLGAIVAKNCRQARHLGEVVGRHAPRLELLAPVSLNIVCFRYVPEGASPEAANTLNKELVADLQEQGIAAPSTTTLGGLTAIRVCLVNHRTRTLDLDRLIEAVLRIGREREGRLAGE, from the coding sequence ATGACTGACGAGCCGACACTCGATCCGCAGGACTGGAGCGCCCTGCGCGCCGTCTTCCACGAAGCCGTCGACGACGGCATCGCCTATCTCGCCGGTGCGAACGACCGCCCGGTCTGGGTGCCGCCGCCGCCGGAGGCGATCGCCCGCCTCACCGAGCCGGTGCCCCATGGACCGACGCCGATCGAGGATATCTACGCGACCTTCCGCACGTCGATCCTGCCCTACGCCGTCGGCAACGTGAACCCGTCCTTCTTCGGCTGGGTCCATGGCGCCGGCAACGCCCAGGGCGTGCTCGGCGAGATGCTCGCCGCCTTCATGAACTGCAATGTCGGGGGGCGCGAGCACATCGCCGTCCACCTCGAGCGCCAGGTCATCGATTGGTGCAAGGCGCTGATGGGCTTCCCCGAGACCGCGAGCGGCATTCTGACGAGCGGCACCTCGCTCGGCACGCTGATCGCCATGACGGTCGCTCGCGATGCCCGGGCCGACGGCGACGTCGCCCGTGACGGGGTGGCCGCCGCCGCCCGGGGTCTCGTCGCCTACGCCTCGTCCGAGGCGCATTCCTGCTTCGCCAAGGCGTTCGATCTGCTCGGCCTCGGCCGCGCCGCGGTGCGCATCGTGCCGGTCGATGCCGACCGCCGCATCGATTGCGACGCCCTGGAGCGGATGATCGCCGCCGACCGGGCGGCCGGGCTCAAACCCTTCTGCGCAGTCGCCACCGCCGGCACCGTCAATACGGGTGCGATCGACGACATCGCCCGCGTCGGCGCCATCTGCCGGCGGGAAGATCTGTGGTTCCACGTCGATGCGGCGTTCGGTGCCTTCGCCGGCCTCGTCGAGGAGCACCGCGCCGAGGTCGCGGCGATGAGCGGCGCCGATTCGATGGCGTTCGACTTCCACAAATGGCTCCAGGTGCCCTACGACGCCGGCTGCGTGCTGGTGCGCGACGCCGGGGCCCACCGGGCGGCGTTCGCGGCGCGCAAGGAATATCTCGCCGGCGCCGAGCGCGGCCTCGCCGGCGGCGAGCCTTGGTTCTGCGATTACGGGCCGGAACTCTCCCGCTCGTTCCGCGCCTTGAAGGTGTGGTTCACCATCAAGAGCCACGGCATCGACGGGCTCGGCGCGATCGTCGCCAAGAATTGCCGGCAGGCGCGGCACCTCGGCGAGGTGGTTGGCCGTCATGCGCCGCGATTGGAGCTCTTGGCGCCGGTCAGCCTCAACATCGTCTGCTTCCGCTACGTGCCCGAGGGCGCCTCGCCGGAGGCGGCGAACACCCTCAACAAGGAGCTCGTCGCCGATCTCCAGGAGCAGGGCATCGCCGCGCCCTCGACCACGACGCTGGGTGGACTGACGGCGATCCGCGTCTGCCTCGTCAACCACCGCACCCGCACGCTCGACCTCGACCGCCTGATCGAGGCCGTGCTGCGCATCGGGCGCGAGCGGGAAGGGCGCCTCGCCGGAGAGTGA
- a CDS encoding ATP-dependent helicase, with product MPPAGDPAHPFDDDPFPPAPARGEPDGFAPKRGGIADRARGVMAPAPYLEGLNPEQRKAVETVDGPVLVLAGAGTGKTRVLTTRIAHILASGRARPFEILAVTFTNKAAREMRHRISSLVGGTVEGMAWLGTFHSIGTKILRRHAELVGLRSDFTILDTDDQLRLMKQIIAAENIDEKRWPARQLANLIDSWKNRGLTPDKVAASEGRGFAGGRGQALYAAYQDRLKVLNAVDFGDLLVEPIRLFRDHPDVLADYQRRFRYMLVDEYQDTNVAQYLWLRLLAQSNPNICCVGDDDQSIYGWRGAEVDNILRFERDFPGAVVIRLERNYRSTAPILAAASHLIAHNEGRLGKTLFTDARDPDAAKVIVASAWDSTEEARAIGDEIESLHRKGHKLDEIAILMRASFQMREFEDRFVTLGLPYRVIGGPRFYERMEIRDALAYFRATVQPADDLAFERIVNTPKRGLGEATLKLCHDIARSRRIPLMAAAAELVMTEELKPKARSTLRDLLAAFARWRTELDRVGHTELAEIILDESGYTEMWKLDRSADAPGRLENLKELVRSMQDFESMGSFLEHISLVMDAESEAGQDAVTLMTLHGAKGLEFDTVFLPGWEEGLFPHQRALDEAGRSGLEEERRLAYVGLTRARRRAFVWFASNRRVHGLWQTTVPSRFLDELPEAHVEVREATGYGGGYGMSGYGGYGASRFDRGETFSSSYTTPGWERAQARSQASAQTTRGTGGSGAAAARRLRDGGATIEGELVAKSVVETASAFSKGDRVFHQKFGNGSVELVDGNKLTIDFDKAGSKKVLDSFVERI from the coding sequence ATGCCGCCCGCGGGAGATCCCGCCCATCCGTTCGACGACGATCCGTTCCCGCCCGCCCCCGCGCGCGGCGAGCCGGACGGCTTCGCGCCGAAGCGCGGCGGCATCGCCGACCGCGCCCGCGGCGTCATGGCGCCCGCGCCCTATCTCGAGGGGCTCAATCCGGAACAGCGCAAGGCCGTGGAGACGGTCGACGGGCCGGTGCTCGTCCTCGCCGGCGCCGGCACCGGCAAGACCCGGGTTCTGACCACCCGCATCGCCCACATCCTCGCCTCCGGCCGGGCGCGCCCGTTCGAAATCCTCGCCGTCACCTTCACCAACAAGGCGGCGCGCGAGATGCGCCACCGCATTTCGAGCCTCGTCGGCGGCACCGTCGAGGGCATGGCCTGGCTCGGCACGTTCCATTCGATCGGGACGAAGATCCTGCGCCGCCATGCCGAGCTCGTCGGCCTGCGCTCCGATTTCACCATTCTCGATACCGACGACCAGCTCCGCCTGATGAAGCAGATCATCGCGGCGGAGAACATCGACGAGAAGCGATGGCCTGCGCGCCAGCTCGCGAACCTGATCGATTCCTGGAAGAATCGCGGCCTGACGCCGGACAAGGTGGCGGCCTCCGAAGGCCGCGGCTTCGCCGGTGGGCGGGGCCAGGCGCTCTACGCCGCCTACCAGGACCGGCTCAAGGTTCTGAACGCGGTCGATTTCGGCGATCTCCTCGTCGAACCGATCCGCCTATTCCGCGACCATCCCGACGTGCTCGCCGATTATCAGCGCCGTTTCCGCTACATGCTGGTGGACGAGTACCAGGACACCAACGTCGCCCAATATCTGTGGCTGCGCCTGCTCGCCCAGTCGAACCCGAACATCTGCTGCGTCGGCGACGACGACCAGTCGATCTACGGCTGGCGCGGCGCGGAGGTCGACAACATCCTGCGCTTCGAGCGGGATTTCCCCGGTGCCGTGGTGATCCGCCTCGAGCGCAATTATCGCTCGACCGCGCCGATCCTCGCCGCCGCCTCGCACCTCATCGCCCACAACGAGGGCCGGCTCGGCAAGACGCTGTTCACCGACGCCCGCGATCCCGATGCGGCGAAGGTCATCGTCGCCTCCGCCTGGGATTCAACGGAGGAAGCCCGCGCCATCGGCGACGAGATCGAGAGCCTGCACCGCAAGGGCCACAAGCTCGACGAGATCGCGATCCTGATGCGCGCCTCGTTCCAGATGCGCGAGTTCGAGGATCGCTTCGTCACCCTCGGCCTGCCCTACCGGGTGATCGGCGGCCCGCGCTTCTACGAGCGGATGGAGATCCGCGACGCGCTCGCTTATTTCCGCGCCACCGTGCAGCCGGCCGACGACCTCGCCTTCGAGCGCATCGTCAACACTCCGAAGCGCGGCCTCGGCGAGGCGACGCTGAAGCTTTGCCACGACATCGCCCGTTCGCGCCGCATTCCGTTGATGGCGGCGGCGGCCGAGCTCGTGATGACGGAGGAATTGAAGCCGAAGGCGCGCTCGACCTTGCGGGATCTCCTCGCCGCCTTCGCCCGCTGGCGGACCGAGCTCGACCGGGTCGGCCACACCGAGCTCGCCGAGATCATTCTCGACGAATCCGGCTACACCGAAATGTGGAAGCTCGACCGCTCGGCCGATGCGCCGGGCCGCCTCGAAAACCTCAAGGAGCTCGTCCGCTCCATGCAGGATTTCGAATCGATGGGGAGCTTCCTCGAGCACATCTCCCTCGTCATGGACGCCGAGAGCGAGGCGGGCCAGGACGCGGTGACGCTGATGACGCTCCACGGCGCCAAGGGCCTCGAGTTCGACACCGTCTTCCTGCCGGGCTGGGAGGAGGGGCTTTTTCCCCACCAGCGCGCCCTCGACGAGGCCGGCCGGTCCGGGCTCGAGGAGGAGCGGCGGCTCGCTTATGTCGGGCTCACCCGGGCGCGGCGCCGTGCCTTCGTCTGGTTCGCCTCGAACCGGCGCGTCCACGGTCTGTGGCAGACCACGGTCCCGTCGCGCTTTCTCGACGAACTGCCGGAGGCTCATGTCGAGGTCCGCGAGGCGACCGGCTACGGCGGCGGCTACGGGATGAGCGGCTACGGCGGATACGGCGCGAGTCGGTTCGACCGCGGCGAGACCTTCTCTTCGTCCTACACGACGCCCGGCTGGGAGCGCGCGCAGGCGCGGTCGCAGGCGAGCGCTCAGACGACGCGGGGCACGGGCGGGTCGGGTGCGGCGGCTGCGCGGCGGCTGCGCGATGGCGGCGCCACCATCGAGGGCGAGCTCGTCGCCAAGAGCGTCGTCGAGACGGCGTCGGCCTTTTCGAAAGGCGACCGGGTCTTCCACCAGAAATTTGGCAACGGCAGCGTCGAACTCGTCGACGGCAACAAACTCACTATCGATTTCGACAAGGCCGGCAGCAAGAAGGTGCTCGATTCCTTCGTTGAGCGGATCTGA
- a CDS encoding C40 family peptidase: MPSDAILEGNVGHPEGDLRRIAAGSAPLRREPRAHSGLDTELLAGEAVRLHGAPEAGWIAVERLYDGYRGFVPADALGPHDPAPTHRVLVRRTFVYPEAEMKRPPRAVLTLGSEVAVVGTAETRGLGFALLADGAAIVASHLVPVTHRAPDWVAVAERFVGTPYLWGGTTADGIDCSGLVQLALRLAGQGTPRDTGPQERGVGTVVAGGSGEAIALPADARRGDLLFWPGHVAILVDDRRMLHASGHHMEVVIEDAAAAIARIASAGVALRTIRRL; encoded by the coding sequence ATGCCGAGCGACGCGATCCTCGAAGGGAACGTCGGCCATCCGGAAGGTGATCTGCGCCGCATCGCGGCCGGATCGGCGCCGCTGCGCCGCGAGCCGCGGGCCCATTCGGGGCTCGACACCGAACTGCTCGCCGGCGAGGCGGTCCGCCTTCACGGCGCCCCGGAGGCCGGCTGGATCGCCGTCGAACGGCTCTATGACGGTTATCGCGGCTTCGTTCCTGCGGACGCGCTCGGACCCCACGATCCGGCGCCGACCCACCGCGTCCTCGTGCGGCGCACCTTCGTCTATCCGGAAGCCGAGATGAAGCGGCCGCCGCGCGCCGTGCTGACGCTCGGCTCCGAGGTCGCCGTCGTCGGCACCGCGGAAACCCGCGGCCTCGGCTTCGCGCTCCTCGCCGACGGCGCGGCGATCGTCGCGTCCCATCTGGTGCCGGTTACCCATCGCGCGCCCGATTGGGTGGCGGTCGCCGAGCGCTTCGTCGGCACGCCTTATCTCTGGGGCGGCACCACCGCGGACGGCATCGATTGTTCGGGCCTCGTCCAGCTCGCCCTGCGCCTCGCCGGCCAAGGGACGCCCCGCGACACCGGCCCGCAGGAACGCGGGGTCGGCACCGTCGTCGCCGGCGGCAGCGGGGAGGCGATCGCCCTGCCGGCGGACGCCCGCCGCGGCGACCTGCTGTTCTGGCCGGGGCACGTCGCGATCCTCGTCGACGACCGCCGGATGCTCCATGCGAGCGGTCACCACATGGAAGTGGTGATCGAGGATGCCGCCGCGGCGATCGCCCGGATCGCGTCGGCGGGTGTCGCGTTGCGCACCATCCGCCGCCTGTGA
- a CDS encoding NAD(P)-dependent alcohol dehydrogenase: protein MFSCIGYAATAPDQPLAPFSFERRDPTPEDVEIDILYCGVCHSDLHMARNEWGVSTYPVVPGHEIVGRVKRVGSDVTRFKAGDLVGVGCMVDSCRTCSSCKEGLEQFCEAGMIGTYNAPDKHTGGMTYGGYSKSVVVYEGFVLKIADTLDPAAAAPLLCAGITTYSPLRHWKVGPGKKVGIVGLGGLGHMGLKFAHAFGAQVALFTTSPSKAEDAKRLGADTVIISTNADEMKAHAGSFDFILDCVSAPHDINAYIALLKRDGTIVSVGVPEKPFQVVTMGLVLGRRSFAGSLIGGIPETQEMLDFCAEHGITSDVEVIKIDEINTAYERMLKSDVKYRFAIDMASLAA from the coding sequence ATGTTCTCATGCATCGGATATGCCGCGACGGCTCCCGACCAGCCGCTCGCCCCGTTCTCCTTCGAGCGCCGCGATCCCACGCCGGAGGACGTCGAGATCGACATCCTCTATTGCGGGGTCTGCCATTCCGACCTCCACATGGCCCGCAACGAATGGGGCGTCTCCACCTATCCGGTGGTGCCGGGCCACGAGATCGTGGGCCGGGTGAAGCGCGTCGGCAGCGACGTCACCCGCTTCAAGGCGGGCGATCTCGTCGGCGTCGGCTGCATGGTCGATTCCTGCCGGACCTGCTCGAGCTGCAAGGAAGGCCTGGAGCAGTTCTGCGAAGCCGGCATGATCGGGACCTACAACGCGCCCGACAAGCACACCGGCGGCATGACCTACGGCGGCTATTCGAAGTCGGTCGTGGTCTATGAAGGCTTCGTCCTCAAGATTGCGGACACGCTCGATCCGGCCGCCGCTGCCCCGCTGCTGTGCGCCGGCATCACCACCTATTCGCCGCTGCGGCACTGGAAGGTCGGACCGGGTAAGAAGGTCGGCATCGTCGGCCTCGGCGGCCTCGGCCACATGGGCTTGAAGTTCGCCCATGCCTTCGGCGCGCAGGTCGCGCTGTTCACCACCTCGCCGTCCAAGGCGGAAGACGCCAAGCGGCTCGGCGCCGACACCGTCATCATCTCGACCAATGCGGACGAGATGAAGGCCCACGCCGGCAGCTTCGACTTCATCCTCGATTGCGTCTCCGCGCCCCACGACATCAACGCCTACATCGCGCTTCTGAAGCGCGACGGCACGATCGTCTCGGTCGGCGTGCCGGAGAAGCCGTTCCAGGTCGTGACCATGGGGCTCGTGCTCGGCCGCCGCTCGTTCGCCGGTTCGCTGATCGGCGGCATCCCGGAGACCCAGGAGATGCTCGATTTCTGCGCCGAGCACGGCATCACGTCCGACGTGGAGGTGATCAAGATCGACGAGATCAACACCGCCTACGAGCGGATGCTGAAGAGCGACGTCAAATATCGCTTCGCCATCGACATGGCCTCGCTCGCGGCCTGA
- a CDS encoding L,D-transpeptidase, producing MRLTRRAVVGGLPLFLAACATARVQPGLAPIDPIYVAMYGPITTEPYPVPAIDLHKVDRKFWRQQVTYIGDEPPGTIVVYPDEKLLYFVLEGGQAIRYGVGVSKEGYRNPGNAIVGRKAEWPHWTPTANMIAVKPELRKFAAGMDGGIGNPLGARALYLYRGGRDTRYRIHGTNEPWTIGHRVSSGCVRMMNQDIIDLYNRAPVGTRVVVVEDKSDGGRDAT from the coding sequence GTGCGCCTGACCCGGCGCGCCGTGGTCGGCGGCCTGCCGCTTTTCCTCGCCGCCTGCGCCACGGCCCGCGTGCAACCCGGCCTCGCCCCGATCGACCCGATCTATGTCGCGATGTACGGGCCCATCACCACCGAGCCCTATCCCGTTCCGGCCATCGACCTGCACAAGGTGGACCGCAAGTTCTGGCGCCAGCAGGTCACCTATATCGGCGACGAACCGCCGGGGACCATCGTCGTCTATCCGGACGAGAAGCTGCTCTACTTCGTGCTCGAGGGCGGTCAGGCGATCCGCTACGGCGTCGGCGTCAGCAAGGAAGGCTACCGCAATCCGGGCAACGCCATCGTCGGCCGCAAGGCGGAATGGCCGCATTGGACGCCGACGGCGAACATGATCGCGGTGAAGCCGGAATTGCGGAAATTTGCGGCCGGCATGGACGGCGGCATCGGCAACCCGCTCGGCGCCCGCGCGCTCTATCTCTATCGCGGCGGCCGCGACACCCGTTACCGCATCCACGGCACCAACGAGCCGTGGACGATCGGCCACCGGGTGTCGTCGGGCTGCGTCCGGATGATGAACCAGGACATCATCGACCTCTACAACCGTGCGCCGGTGGGCACGCGGGTCGTCGTCGTCGAGGACAAGAGCGACGGCGGCAGGGACGCCACCTGA
- a CDS encoding DedA family protein, whose amino-acid sequence MQDLVAQAGQFIEVHRAWAGPILAMLAFGESMAFIGLFIPATALMILAGGLIGAGQLDPLAVIIWSIVGASLGDAVSYWLGRRIGRRAFTRWPLNRDKTSIARGRLFFRKYGSASIFLGRFFGPVRAIVPIVAGMMEMDGRRFQLANVLSAVVWVPVMLAPGYLAAKSLVNLEEVTEAHWLGFVAIAAALTVAGTVGVLKIIGRRAKDRPRRRGTVPVRGEGA is encoded by the coding sequence TTGCAGGATCTCGTGGCCCAGGCCGGCCAGTTCATCGAAGTGCATCGCGCCTGGGCGGGTCCGATTCTGGCCATGCTCGCGTTCGGCGAATCGATGGCCTTCATCGGTCTCTTCATTCCGGCGACGGCGCTGATGATCCTGGCCGGTGGACTGATCGGGGCGGGCCAGCTCGACCCGCTCGCCGTCATCATCTGGTCGATCGTCGGCGCATCGCTCGGCGACGCGGTGTCCTACTGGCTCGGCCGCCGCATCGGCCGCCGCGCCTTCACCCGCTGGCCGCTCAACCGCGACAAGACGTCGATCGCCCGGGGCCGCCTGTTCTTCCGCAAATACGGCTCGGCCTCGATCTTCCTCGGCCGCTTCTTCGGTCCGGTCCGGGCCATCGTGCCCATCGTCGCCGGCATGATGGAAATGGACGGCCGACGTTTCCAGCTCGCCAACGTGCTCTCGGCGGTGGTCTGGGTTCCCGTGATGCTCGCCCCCGGCTATCTGGCGGCGAAGAGCCTCGTCAATCTCGAGGAGGTCACCGAGGCGCACTGGCTCGGCTTCGTTGCCATCGCCGCGGCGCTGACGGTCGCCGGAACGGTCGGCGTCCTCAAGATCATCGGCCGGCGGGCCAAGGACCGTCCGCGCCGCCGCGGCACCGTGCCGGTGCGCGGCGAAGGCGCGTGA
- a CDS encoding class I SAM-dependent methyltransferase, which yields MTLDLDRRTIEEAYARWAPVYDAVVGPICASGRRAAATAARSVGGRILEIGVGTGLSFADYRGTAEITGIDMSAPMLDKARRRLASGRFPWVKALHQMDAHALEFPAAAFDCVVAQFVITLVENPEGVLDECARVVRPGGEVVLVNHLYSERGAAAAVERWFARRTRSMGLRPEFPFSRLTHWAEAHPEMELIERRPLPPFGVYTLIRFRRTAARPASA from the coding sequence GTGACGCTCGATCTCGACCGCCGCACGATCGAGGAGGCTTATGCCCGCTGGGCGCCGGTTTACGACGCCGTCGTCGGACCGATCTGCGCCTCCGGCCGGCGCGCCGCAGCGACCGCCGCCCGCTCGGTCGGCGGCCGGATTCTGGAAATCGGCGTCGGAACGGGGCTGTCCTTCGCCGATTATCGCGGCACGGCAGAAATCACCGGCATCGACATGTCGGCGCCGATGCTCGACAAGGCGCGCCGCCGTCTCGCCAGCGGCCGCTTTCCCTGGGTCAAGGCGCTCCACCAGATGGACGCCCACGCCCTGGAATTTCCCGCCGCCGCGTTCGATTGCGTCGTCGCCCAGTTCGTCATCACCCTCGTCGAAAATCCGGAAGGCGTGCTCGACGAATGCGCCCGCGTGGTGCGCCCGGGCGGCGAGGTGGTGCTCGTCAACCATCTCTATTCCGAGCGCGGAGCGGCTGCGGCGGTGGAACGCTGGTTCGCCCGCCGCACCCGCTCGATGGGCCTGCGACCGGAATTTCCGTTCTCGCGGCTGACCCACTGGGCGGAGGCGCACCCGGAGATGGAGCTCATCGAGCGGCGGCCATTGCCGCCGTTCGGCGTCTACACGCTGATCCGTTTCCGCCGCACCGCCGCCCGCCCCGCATCAGCGTGA